In the Microthrixaceae bacterium genome, one interval contains:
- a CDS encoding HsdR family type I site-specific deoxyribonuclease produces MEANRTFAAWLRGFVDHEYIGTNGSVPVRLIDFDDLANNRFVVSDEVTFGVAGDQVRFDLVLWVNGIPLAVGELKTPTSVKKSWLGGANDIVESYQPEHPEFFVPNVACFASEGKEFMYAAVGAPVERWSPWGESSDTPKLADVLAAAVDMLKPATLLDLLADFTLFEAAKSNDTGSRLTKIIARYTQYEAVNLIVERALDPERKRGLIYHTQGSGKTLAMVFAAGKMLRDPGLSNPTIVLVADRVQLVRQTWEQFRTTSMPRLDIPGTAKALHKLLSTDRRGLIFATVHKFAGAGLLTQRDNVIVLVDEAHRTQEGDLGMTMRSALPNATLIGFTGTPIAKLDRNTFETFGDETDEKRTLHTYDSDQSIADGMTVPIHVAPRLVSFHLDSDGLDAAVEELIAEENLTDDEAEILAKKVSKTATFFSNPERVAASRRPDRALLHNRRPSRHEGTDRCL; encoded by the coding sequence GTGGAAGCGAACCGAACGTTCGCTGCGTGGCTGCGGGGCTTCGTTGACCACGAGTACATCGGCACGAACGGTTCGGTGCCGGTGCGGCTCATTGACTTCGACGATCTGGCGAACAACCGGTTCGTCGTGTCGGATGAGGTGACGTTCGGGGTCGCCGGCGATCAGGTGCGTTTCGATCTGGTGCTGTGGGTGAACGGGATCCCGTTGGCGGTTGGTGAACTGAAGACTCCGACGTCGGTAAAGAAGTCATGGCTGGGCGGTGCCAACGACATCGTCGAGAGCTACCAGCCCGAACACCCCGAGTTCTTCGTGCCGAACGTGGCGTGCTTCGCCTCTGAGGGCAAGGAGTTCATGTACGCCGCTGTCGGTGCTCCGGTCGAACGGTGGAGTCCGTGGGGGGAATCGAGCGATACCCCGAAGCTGGCTGATGTGCTGGCGGCTGCGGTCGACATGTTGAAGCCAGCGACCCTGCTCGATCTGCTCGCAGATTTCACCCTCTTCGAGGCAGCTAAGTCGAACGACACCGGCAGCCGCCTCACCAAGATCATCGCCCGCTACACCCAGTACGAGGCGGTGAACCTGATCGTGGAGCGGGCTTTGGACCCCGAGCGGAAGCGGGGGCTGATCTACCACACGCAGGGCTCGGGCAAAACGCTGGCCATGGTGTTCGCTGCGGGCAAGATGCTGCGTGACCCGGGGTTGTCGAACCCGACGATCGTGCTTGTCGCTGACCGGGTGCAGCTCGTCCGCCAGACCTGGGAGCAGTTCCGCACCACCTCCATGCCCCGCCTGGACATCCCCGGAACAGCGAAGGCACTCCACAAGCTCTTGTCGACAGACCGCCGGGGACTGATCTTTGCCACGGTGCACAAGTTCGCCGGTGCAGGTTTGCTGACTCAGCGGGACAACGTGATCGTGCTCGTCGACGAAGCACACCGGACCCAAGAAGGCGACTTGGGGATGACCATGCGATCAGCGTTGCCGAACGCCACCCTGATCGGCTTCACCGGCACCCCGATCGCCAAACTGGACCGCAACACGTTCGAGACCTTCGGCGACGAAACCGACGAGAAGCGGACGCTGCACACCTACGACTCAGACCAGTCGATCGCCGACGGTATGACGGTCCCAATCCACGTCGCCCCCAGGCTGGTGTCGTTCCACCTCGACTCCGACGGACTCGACGCTGCGGTCGAGGAACTCATCGCCGAGGAAAACCTCACCGACGACGAAGCCGAGATCCTCGCCAAGAAGGTCTCCAAGACCGCCACCTTCTTCTCGAACCCCGAACGGGTGGCAGCTAGCCGCCGACCTGATCGAGCACTTCTACACAACCGTCGACCCTCTCGGCATGAAGGCACAGATCGTTGTCTATGA
- a CDS encoding type I restriction endonuclease subunit R, producing MKAQIVVYDRYACSDYYNALTAQLAARGSSDEAAVVISSAGSKDDDESLTRFKRTEADDEKLLKRFRTFGDPLKFLIVTAKLGTGFDAPIEGVMYLDKPLKEHTLFQTITRTNRTWRNPVTGQDKRYGIVVDYVGLGAGFARAMSPANPDQKKSQIDLDGLIDQFEGELDVAMLRFAGIDHANVTTQTLLDAQNRFNDDKDQEKFATQFQLLEGVWEVAWPHERLRPLRPQYRFISQVYASITPVDTQASLLWHRLGAKTLALVHSHMSDINVTPAQSVIVADASTIQRLIDEGLEIDITEVEDKTADEIIDSIAERLEKRLEGDNGDHQVWKSLGERLDKLREATIASAEESIDVMRSLFELAHDVTVAENAEDTDGAEGLNLLPDPNVGALTQIFREYVPDDAPAMIGQVVNDVDTIVKQVAYDGWAQTHKGDMAVRRELRNALRKYQMHNTPGLFDRAYEYVKANY from the coding sequence ATGAAGGCACAGATCGTTGTCTATGACCGCTACGCCTGCTCGGACTACTACAACGCACTGACCGCACAACTCGCCGCCCGTGGATCGAGCGACGAGGCGGCTGTCGTGATCTCCTCGGCCGGGTCCAAAGACGACGACGAATCGCTCACGAGGTTCAAACGCACAGAGGCCGACGATGAGAAGCTGCTCAAGCGATTTCGGACCTTTGGTGACCCGCTCAAGTTCCTGATCGTCACGGCCAAGCTCGGTACCGGGTTCGACGCCCCGATCGAAGGCGTCATGTACCTCGACAAGCCGCTGAAGGAACACACGCTGTTCCAGACGATCACCCGCACCAACCGAACGTGGCGCAACCCGGTCACCGGACAAGACAAGCGCTACGGGATCGTCGTCGACTACGTCGGTCTAGGAGCCGGGTTCGCTCGGGCGATGTCGCCCGCCAACCCCGATCAGAAGAAGAGCCAGATCGACCTCGACGGTCTCATCGACCAGTTCGAAGGCGAACTGGACGTAGCGATGCTGCGCTTTGCCGGCATCGACCACGCCAACGTCACCACCCAGACGCTGCTTGATGCTCAGAACCGGTTCAACGACGACAAGGACCAAGAGAAGTTCGCTACTCAGTTCCAGCTTCTCGAAGGCGTCTGGGAGGTCGCCTGGCCCCACGAACGGCTTCGTCCGCTACGCCCGCAGTACCGGTTCATCTCCCAGGTGTACGCCTCGATCACCCCCGTCGACACCCAGGCAAGCCTCCTGTGGCACCGCCTCGGAGCCAAGACCCTCGCTCTGGTTCACTCCCACATGAGCGACATCAACGTCACGCCCGCCCAGTCAGTGATCGTCGCCGACGCATCCACGATCCAACGTCTCATCGACGAAGGCTTGGAGATCGACATCACCGAGGTCGAAGACAAGACCGCCGACGAGATCATCGACTCGATCGCAGAACGGCTGGAGAAGCGACTCGAAGGTGACAACGGAGACCACCAGGTGTGGAAGTCCCTCGGCGAACGACTGGACAAGCTCAGGGAAGCCACGATCGCCTCGGCCGAAGAGTCGATCGACGTCATGCGAAGCCTCTTCGAACTCGCCCATGACGTCACCGTCGCCGAGAACGCCGAAGACACCGACGGTGCCGAAGGGCTCAACCTGCTCCCCGACCCCAACGTCGGAGCACTCACCCAGATCTTCCGGGAGTACGTACCCGACGACGCCCCCGCCATGATCGGCCAAGTCGTCAACGACGTCGACACCATCGTCAAACAAGTCGCCTACGACGGCTGGGCCCAAACCCACAAGGGCGACATGGCCGTTCGCCGAGAGCTGCGAAACGCCCTCCGCAAGTACCAGATGCACAACACCCCCGGCCTCTTCGACCGGGCCTACGAATACGTCAAAGCCAACTACTGA
- a CDS encoding tyrosine-type recombinase/integrase family protein, translating to MLADRAAGTATGWPRHTVEEYLLDRWLPTKRSRRLEDTTVDDYEYECRKRIIPYIGHHQLSELRTAHVTDYLARYSQEITNRGKPRSPVSVEKTHRILSVALNDAVRWQLMATNVADGAKKDLPRQEQEDREDDWWPRSDLLTWLEGIREDRLYALWMLYTTQGIRRGEGAGLLMQELDLENRTANLFHSRVHLRSGPKTKDTVKNQASRRTLRLGEQTTEALRLQLERREEERLALGARWHAGDHVFTGVKGGPIRPDRITSEFRRLNDELGLPRIKLHNLRHSFITAARDAGIDSRTTAEIVGHDGDETTRRIYERRVDRLHVEATNLLEDYFFGGQE from the coding sequence GTGCTCGCTGACCGAGCGGCCGGCACCGCCACAGGCTGGCCCAGGCACACCGTCGAGGAATACCTCCTGGACCGGTGGCTCCCGACGAAGCGCAGTCGACGGCTGGAGGACACGACCGTCGACGACTACGAGTACGAGTGCCGCAAGCGGATCATCCCCTACATCGGGCATCACCAGCTCTCCGAGCTGCGAACAGCACACGTCACCGACTACCTCGCTCGCTACTCGCAGGAGATCACCAACCGAGGCAAGCCTCGCAGCCCCGTGAGCGTCGAGAAGACCCACCGCATCCTCAGCGTCGCCCTGAACGATGCCGTTCGCTGGCAACTGATGGCAACCAACGTCGCCGACGGTGCGAAGAAGGATCTGCCACGGCAGGAGCAGGAGGATCGGGAGGACGACTGGTGGCCCCGTTCTGACCTCCTCACATGGCTGGAGGGAATCCGGGAGGACCGCCTCTACGCCTTGTGGATGCTCTACACCACGCAAGGCATCCGGCGAGGAGAAGGTGCCGGTCTCTTGATGCAGGAACTCGACCTGGAGAACAGGACCGCCAACCTGTTCCACAGCCGTGTGCACCTGCGATCCGGACCGAAGACCAAGGACACCGTCAAGAACCAGGCATCGAGGCGGACCCTCCGGCTGGGTGAGCAAACAACCGAAGCGCTCCGGCTTCAACTCGAACGGCGGGAAGAAGAACGACTTGCGTTGGGCGCACGGTGGCACGCCGGAGACCACGTCTTTACGGGCGTGAAGGGCGGACCGATCCGCCCCGACAGGATCACCTCAGAGTTCCGGAGGCTCAACGACGAACTCGGTCTCCCCCGGATCAAGCTCCACAACCTCCGGCACAGCTTCATCACGGCCGCCAGAGATGCGGGTATCGACTCCCGGACCACCGCCGAGATCGTCGGCCATGACGGCGACGAGACGACCAGGCGGATCTACGAGCGTCGGGTCGACCGCCTCCACGTCGAAGCCACCAACCTGCTCGAAGACTATTTCTTCGGCGGTCAAGAGTGA
- a CDS encoding site-specific integrase, whose translation MSRLVVEVDEGRHAAAAPMLFDELLDRWLEVKRASVAPRTIESYEWVARKYLRPRLGSRKLASLRTMDIDAVYAELGASGLSARTVRICHTVVHQALDQARRWGLVAHNAAVEATPPRHVRREVIPPTLEQVLLLLDAAYDEDPDFGAYLWVKSATGCRRGEVCALRWSDVDLDRPELFVRRAITQVGRVLHEGDTKTHQSRRVALDEVTVSLLRQHRLHQRERALALGTPLADDALLFATPEGRPWRPDVCTNRFGRLRATLGLDSVQLHDLRHFVASVLIDGGIPISTVSTRIGHGQMSTTLNLYTHAIPATDQEAAAYMGTLLAGSGVARKLG comes from the coding sequence ATGTCCCGTCTGGTCGTCGAGGTCGACGAGGGCCGCCACGCAGCAGCAGCGCCGATGCTGTTCGACGAGCTGCTCGACCGCTGGCTGGAGGTGAAGCGGGCCAGCGTCGCTCCCCGCACGATAGAGAGCTACGAGTGGGTTGCCCGCAAGTACCTGCGGCCCCGGCTCGGCTCTCGCAAGCTTGCATCGTTGCGGACGATGGACATCGACGCGGTGTACGCAGAGCTGGGTGCGTCGGGCCTGTCAGCTCGCACGGTGCGGATCTGCCACACCGTGGTGCACCAGGCGCTCGACCAGGCTCGGCGTTGGGGGCTGGTCGCGCACAACGCGGCGGTCGAGGCGACGCCGCCCCGTCATGTCCGTCGGGAGGTGATCCCTCCGACGCTCGAGCAGGTGCTCTTGCTGCTCGACGCCGCGTACGACGAGGACCCGGACTTCGGGGCGTACCTGTGGGTGAAGTCGGCCACGGGTTGCCGGCGGGGCGAGGTGTGCGCCCTTCGATGGTCCGACGTCGATCTCGACCGACCCGAGCTGTTCGTTCGACGGGCGATCACCCAGGTGGGCCGGGTGCTGCACGAGGGTGATACCAAGACCCACCAGAGCCGCCGTGTGGCCCTCGACGAGGTGACCGTGTCGCTGCTGCGCCAACACCGGCTGCACCAGCGAGAGCGGGCCCTGGCGCTCGGTACGCCGCTGGCTGACGACGCCCTGCTGTTCGCCACACCCGAGGGCCGACCGTGGCGGCCGGACGTGTGCACCAACCGGTTCGGTCGGCTGCGAGCCACGCTCGGGCTCGACAGTGTGCAGCTGCATGATCTTCGCCACTTCGTGGCGTCGGTGCTCATCGACGGCGGCATCCCGATCTCGACGGTGAGCACCCGGATCGGCCACGGCCAGATGTCCACGACGCTGAACCTGTACACGCACGCGATCCCCGCCACCGACCAGGAGGCTGCGGCGTACATGGGGACCCTCCTCGCCGGGTCAGGCGTCGCCCGGAAGCTCGGCTGA
- a CDS encoding helix-turn-helix domain-containing protein, whose protein sequence is MSNDHPLTLTVEQAGQVLGVGRSTAYELVRSGDLKCIRLRRRIVVPVAHLAESLGVDRDSVWATLTDAAVEPAGPPAVEQSGNRRSRRGSATMTETPTLF, encoded by the coding sequence ATGAGCAACGACCATCCCCTCACCCTCACCGTCGAGCAAGCCGGCCAGGTCCTCGGCGTCGGCCGCTCCACCGCCTACGAGCTCGTGCGGTCGGGCGACCTCAAGTGCATCCGCCTCCGCCGGCGCATCGTGGTCCCCGTCGCCCACCTCGCCGAGTCCCTCGGCGTCGACCGCGACTCCGTCTGGGCGACGCTCACCGATGCCGCTGTCGAACCGGCCGGTCCGCCTGCTGTTGAGCAGTCCGGCAACAGAAGGTCCCGACGAGGCTCGGCGACGATGACCGAGACACCGACCCTGTTCTGA
- a CDS encoding DUF2283 domain-containing protein: MHDWVGAVRAVLDSERSNGAPLRATYDSTADAVYVYFTGRALDPGRKSIPLDPPTGIKAFLVMDWKDGRIVGLEVLDARGFLHDAFIASAEQLE, encoded by the coding sequence TTGCACGACTGGGTCGGGGCGGTACGTGCCGTTCTCGACAGCGAGCGATCCAACGGAGCACCTCTACGAGCCACCTACGACAGCACGGCCGACGCGGTCTACGTCTACTTCACAGGACGGGCACTCGATCCCGGCCGGAAGAGCATCCCGCTCGACCCGCCGACAGGCATCAAGGCGTTTCTGGTCATGGACTGGAAGGACGGGCGGATCGTGGGTCTCGAGGTCCTCGACGCTCGCGGATTCCTGCACGACGCCTTCATCGCGAGCGCCGAGCAGCTGGAGTGA
- a CDS encoding helix-turn-helix transcriptional regulator, whose protein sequence is MASTLLSAARESAGLSKTDLAERARTSRPTLSAYEHGRVSPTLDTAERILAAAGHRLTAMPVLDWQEVEIGGGRTAAVPDQLPDLPVREALRRLEMPLHLDWSRPGRVADLADRRQRARAYEAVLREGRPVDIESIVDGALLVDLWTDLVLPRRIRTAWQPVIDGAVGRDD, encoded by the coding sequence GTGGCATCCACCCTCCTGTCAGCAGCCCGGGAATCGGCTGGCCTGTCGAAGACCGACCTGGCCGAGCGTGCGCGAACGTCGCGGCCCACCCTGTCGGCCTACGAGCACGGCCGGGTGTCGCCGACGCTTGACACTGCGGAGCGGATCCTCGCTGCTGCCGGTCACCGTCTGACGGCAATGCCGGTGCTCGATTGGCAGGAGGTCGAGATCGGCGGCGGACGCACGGCGGCTGTGCCCGACCAGCTTCCGGACCTTCCCGTCCGCGAGGCGCTCCGGAGACTCGAGATGCCGCTCCACCTCGACTGGTCGAGGCCCGGCCGGGTCGCCGACCTCGCCGATCGCCGCCAGCGTGCCCGCGCCTACGAGGCGGTGCTCCGGGAGGGCCGCCCGGTCGACATCGAGTCGATCGTCGACGGGGCCCTGCTCGTCGACCTCTGGACCGATCTGGTCCTACCGCGGCGAATTCGAACGGCGTGGCAGCCCGTCATCGATGGGGCGGTTGGCCGAGATGACTGA
- a CDS encoding nucleotidyl transferase AbiEii/AbiGii toxin family protein produces the protein MTDSALTELQRLVLELFFALPESHGFVLADGAALVASGLTERPTQDVDLFGSDLATGIASAADALEAACADRGWTTERIRDTATFRRLVVRSPDDELLVDLAIDSPPLGAPTITAVGPTYPPEELASRKLLALFDRAEARDFVDLHTLSERFDLDELLGLASDLDGGFTPALLAEMLASHLRFSD, from the coding sequence ATGACTGATTCGGCCCTCACCGAACTTCAGCGACTCGTACTCGAGCTGTTCTTCGCGCTCCCCGAGTCACATGGTTTCGTCCTCGCCGACGGTGCGGCCCTGGTGGCGAGCGGCCTCACCGAGCGGCCGACCCAGGACGTCGACTTGTTCGGCAGTGACCTGGCGACAGGTATCGCCTCGGCTGCGGACGCGCTCGAAGCTGCTTGCGCCGATCGTGGTTGGACGACCGAGCGGATCCGCGACACCGCCACCTTCCGTCGGCTTGTCGTCCGGAGCCCCGACGATGAGCTCCTTGTCGACCTCGCGATCGACTCGCCGCCGCTCGGCGCGCCGACGATCACCGCAGTCGGCCCGACCTACCCACCGGAGGAGCTGGCGTCCCGCAAACTCCTCGCGCTGTTCGACCGAGCGGAAGCTCGCGACTTCGTCGATCTCCACACGTTGTCCGAGCGCTTCGACCTCGACGAGCTGCTCGGCCTCGCCAGCGACCTCGACGGAGGGTTCACGCCTGCGCTCCTCGCCGAGATGCTGGCATCGCACCTCCGCTTCAGCGACTAG
- a CDS encoding excisionase family DNA-binding protein, with the protein MPADEEITVAEAADLMNVSMPYVRELLERGDLRSLERTDVADHREVDRTHRLAAVHALASEAQELGLY; encoded by the coding sequence ATGCCAGCCGACGAGGAGATCACCGTCGCCGAGGCCGCCGACCTCATGAACGTCTCGATGCCCTACGTCCGTGAGCTCCTCGAGCGCGGCGATCTGCGCTCACTCGAGCGGACCGACGTCGCCGACCATCGGGAGGTCGACCGCACCCATCGACTCGCTGCTGTCCACGCACTTGCCTCCGAAGCCCAGGAACTCGGGCTGTACTGA
- a CDS encoding twitching motility protein PilT — protein sequence MEPLTTDDGVRIRELVDRYRDLPLGGTDASIVAIAERLKARRLATVDRPHFTVVRPSHVEAFELVAPPA from the coding sequence GTGGAGCCGCTCACCACCGACGACGGGGTCCGGATCCGTGAACTTGTCGACAGGTACCGGGACCTGCCGCTGGGAGGAACCGACGCGAGCATTGTCGCCATCGCAGAGCGACTGAAGGCGCGGCGGCTCGCCACCGTCGACCGGCCTCACTTCACCGTCGTGCGCCCGAGCCACGTCGAGGCGTTCGAGCTTGTCGCCCCGCCGGCCTGA
- a CDS encoding ABC transporter permease, whose translation MAINGNYVLRETTANLTRNPTLSVASILTVFVSLAIVGTAVLVRQGAQNMTRRFEGGVEFIVFVEPEITEAQLAQVRADLERNPNVKRIDYIDVEETWADFRRLFRNDEAMLENVRKTDLPTSFRVEPTDKSVETVTSLVSYYRKRPNVYDVKAATDVIREIKGLTTFVNNGLTVFAVFLLVASSLLILNTIRTAMFARRREIEVMKLVGATNWFIRVPFMLEGWCRASSVACWRWALSSWPVTGSIPS comes from the coding sequence ATGGCCATCAACGGCAACTACGTACTGCGGGAGACCACCGCCAACCTGACCCGTAACCCCACCTTGTCGGTGGCGTCGATCCTTACCGTGTTCGTGTCGCTGGCCATCGTGGGGACAGCGGTGCTGGTCCGACAGGGGGCCCAGAACATGACCCGCCGGTTCGAAGGAGGCGTCGAGTTCATCGTCTTCGTCGAACCTGAGATCACCGAAGCGCAGTTGGCTCAGGTCAGGGCCGATCTGGAACGCAACCCCAACGTGAAGCGCATCGACTACATCGACGTCGAGGAGACGTGGGCCGACTTCCGGCGCCTTTTCCGCAACGACGAGGCCATGTTGGAGAACGTCCGCAAGACCGACCTACCCACGAGCTTCCGGGTGGAGCCCACAGACAAGAGCGTGGAGACCGTCACCAGCCTGGTCTCGTACTACCGCAAGCGTCCCAACGTGTACGACGTGAAGGCGGCCACCGACGTGATCAGGGAGATCAAGGGTCTCACCACCTTCGTCAACAACGGTCTGACCGTGTTCGCGGTGTTCTTGTTGGTGGCATCGAGTCTGCTCATCCTCAACACGATCCGTACCGCCATGTTCGCCCGTCGCCGCGAGATCGAGGTGATGAAGCTGGTGGGGGCCACCAACTGGTTCATCCGGGTGCCGTTCATGCTGGAGGGTTGGTGCAGGGCCTCTTCGGTGGCGTGTTGGCGGTGGGCTTTGTCTTCCTGGCCCGTAACTGGATCCATACCCTCATGA